A single genomic interval of Gammaproteobacteria bacterium harbors:
- a CDS encoding glycosyltransferase family 4 protein: MEALLLAGVSASSFAATGIVRRRALSHQHLDVPGPRSSHAVPTPNSGGLSFVAVYLFAILVLWMVDTMSARLFMALFVGGAAVAAVGLWDDHSPVPARVRFGIHFAACGWAVYWLGRVPALPVGDISLDMGLAGYALAVIASAWLLNLYNFMDGIDGLAAIEAIAVLTGACLIIVAGDPQVSFLCLGLLAAATLGFLPWNWSPARIFMGDTGSGFLGFGLAVMAMHTANSGALSIWSWIILMGVFIVDATVTLLRRMISGQQWHLAHRSHAYQHAAVRCGSHRRVTLAVLAIDVIWLLPLACYVNNHPEKGVVVAGLALAPLIMLALALGAGRGG; encoded by the coding sequence CTGGAAGCATTACTTCTAGCCGGGGTGTCCGCCAGTTCCTTTGCCGCGACCGGCATCGTGCGCAGGCGCGCACTCAGTCATCAGCATCTGGATGTGCCCGGCCCGCGCAGTTCGCATGCGGTGCCGACCCCCAATAGCGGCGGTCTGTCGTTCGTGGCGGTGTACCTGTTCGCCATTTTGGTGTTGTGGATGGTTGACACCATGTCAGCGAGACTGTTCATGGCGCTCTTCGTCGGCGGCGCGGCGGTGGCCGCGGTCGGTTTGTGGGATGACCACTCGCCGGTGCCCGCCAGAGTCAGGTTCGGGATTCATTTCGCGGCGTGCGGCTGGGCGGTGTATTGGCTGGGCCGTGTCCCTGCGTTGCCGGTAGGCGACATATCCCTGGACATGGGGCTGGCAGGTTACGCTCTGGCCGTGATCGCAAGCGCATGGCTGCTGAATCTTTACAATTTTATGGACGGCATAGACGGTCTTGCCGCCATCGAAGCCATCGCTGTACTGACGGGCGCCTGTTTAATTATTGTCGCCGGCGATCCGCAGGTCAGTTTTCTCTGCCTCGGTCTGCTGGCGGCAGCCACCTTGGGATTTTTGCCCTGGAACTGGTCACCCGCGCGCATTTTTATGGGGGATACCGGCAGCGGATTTCTCGGCTTCGGGCTTGCTGTAATGGCTATGCACACCGCCAACTCGGGCGCGCTTTCGATCTGGAGCTGGATTATCCTGATGGGTGTATTTATCGTCGATGCAACTGTCACGCTCTTAAGACGGATGATCAGCGGGCAGCAATGGCACCTGGCGCACCGCAGCCATGCGTATCAGCACGCGGCAGTGCGATGCGGTTCGCATCGGCGCGTAACGTTAGCGGTGCTCGCTATCGATGTGATATGGCTGTTACCATTGGCATGTTATGTGAATAACCACCCCGAAAAGGGGGTTGTCGTAGCCGGTCTTGCGCTGGCGCCGCTGATTATGCTGGCGCTTGCGCTGGGTGCGGGTAGAGGCGGGTAA
- a CDS encoding polysaccharide biosynthesis protein has translation MYKALLVNLPRSVKRLILVTLDTGILIFAVWAAFFLRFEHIWPLWLQQRVLLFPLAVVISLPVFYGLGFYHSVIRFLQGRAFVAIAQGATISLLLIIAVWVFGQGPTMPRSVWVNFWFVTFVLISGSRLAARALLHNRNARISMGKHVAIYGAGEAGIQLAQALQHSREFRPMLFLDDRRELQGGEILGLKVFPPEQLATVIPDFRMTTVLLAMPSVSRGRRREIIKSLEPLHVHVMVVPGLTELASGIKRVDDIRDVDVEDILGREPVKLDARLLSSCIRGKSVMVTGGGGSIGSELCRQIISQQPRRLIICEISEYALYRIEHELIRLVKATGHAVELVPILGSICHRDRMQSIMTAFSVQTVYHAAAYKHVPLVEQNPLAGVRNNIFGTHSAAMAALASGVETFVLVSTDKAVRPANVMGATKRFAELVLQALAQRKPATRFCMVRFGNVLASSGSVVPLFREQIRRGGPVTVTHEEMVRYFMTIPEAAQLVIQAGAKAQGGDLFLLNMGEPVRIVDLARHMIRLYGFEVRDADNPNGDIEVRFTGLRPGEKLYEELLIGENALPTDHPMILRAQEGVVSAERIDSLLRLFDTALEALDHAAVRRLLLESVQGYAPRNGIEDHVWLEQDKILAAETASSSVH, from the coding sequence ATGTATAAGGCACTGCTCGTTAATCTGCCCAGAAGCGTAAAGCGCCTGATTCTGGTCACACTAGACACCGGCATTTTAATCTTCGCCGTGTGGGCGGCATTTTTTCTGCGTTTTGAGCATATCTGGCCGCTGTGGCTACAGCAGCGCGTGCTGCTTTTCCCGCTGGCTGTGGTCATTTCCCTCCCCGTTTTCTACGGGCTTGGCTTTTATCATTCGGTGATCCGTTTTCTTCAGGGGCGCGCGTTCGTGGCTATCGCTCAGGGTGCTACGATCAGCCTGCTGCTGATAATCGCCGTGTGGGTATTCGGTCAGGGACCGACGATGCCACGCTCGGTGTGGGTCAATTTCTGGTTCGTCACTTTCGTCCTGATCAGCGGTTCGCGGCTGGCGGCGCGTGCGTTGCTGCACAATCGCAACGCACGCATCAGCATGGGCAAGCACGTAGCGATTTATGGCGCTGGCGAAGCGGGCATTCAGCTTGCCCAGGCCCTGCAGCACAGCCGTGAATTTCGCCCCATGCTGTTTCTGGATGATCGCCGGGAATTGCAGGGCGGTGAGATACTGGGGCTGAAGGTCTTCCCGCCCGAGCAACTGGCGACGGTTATCCCGGATTTCCGCATGACCACAGTGCTGCTGGCGATGCCGTCGGTTTCGCGCGGCCGGCGGCGCGAAATCATCAAGAGCCTGGAGCCTCTGCACGTGCACGTGATGGTGGTGCCGGGCTTGACAGAGCTGGCCAGTGGCATCAAGCGGGTCGACGATATCCGTGACGTGGATGTCGAGGACATTCTGGGACGCGAGCCGGTCAAGCTGGATGCACGCCTGTTAAGCTCCTGCATCCGCGGCAAATCGGTGATGGTCACCGGCGGCGGCGGCTCTATTGGTTCCGAACTGTGCCGGCAGATCATCAGCCAGCAGCCGCGGCGGCTGATCATCTGCGAGATATCAGAGTACGCGCTTTACAGGATCGAACATGAACTCATCCGGCTGGTCAAAGCGACCGGACATGCCGTCGAGCTGGTGCCGATATTGGGATCGATATGTCATCGCGACCGCATGCAGTCAATCATGACCGCGTTCAGCGTGCAGACCGTTTATCATGCGGCTGCTTACAAGCATGTGCCGCTGGTCGAGCAGAATCCGCTGGCGGGCGTACGCAATAATATCTTCGGCACGCACAGCGCGGCCATGGCGGCGCTGGCAAGTGGCGTGGAAACGTTCGTGCTGGTCTCTACCGACAAGGCGGTGCGGCCGGCCAACGTGATGGGTGCGACCAAGCGCTTCGCGGAACTGGTGTTGCAGGCACTGGCACAGCGCAAACCCGCCACCCGCTTCTGCATGGTGCGGTTCGGCAACGTGCTGGCCTCCAGCGGTTCGGTGGTGCCGCTGTTTCGCGAGCAGATCCGCCGCGGTGGGCCGGTCACCGTCACGCACGAGGAAATGGTGCGCTATTTCATGACGATCCCGGAGGCGGCGCAACTGGTGATTCAGGCCGGCGCGAAGGCGCAGGGCGGCGACCTGTTCCTGCTCAATATGGGCGAGCCGGTGCGCATCGTCGATCTGGCCAGACACATGATCCGCCTGTACGGTTTTGAGGTGCGAGACGCGGACAACCCGAACGGCGACATCGAGGTGCGCTTCACGGGCTTGCGGCCGGGCGAGAAGCTGTACGAGGAACTGTTGATCGGTGAGAACGCGCTGCCCACCGATCATCCGATGATCCTGCGCGCGCAGGAGGGAGTCGTCTCCGCCGAGCGCATCGATTCTCTGCTGCGCCTGTTCGACACGGCGCTGGAGGCGCTGGATCACGCCGCGGTGCGCCGCCTTTTGCTCGAGTCGGTGCAGGGCTACGCGCCGCGCAACGGCATCGAAGACCACGTGTGGCTGGAACAGGACAAGATTCTGGCGGCGGAGACCGCATCATCTTCCGTTCACTGA
- the galE gene encoding UDP-glucose 4-epimerase GalE, with the protein MENILVVGGAGYIGSHMVVALNDAGYDCVVLDNLYSGRRDAVIAGEFIEGDLNDRELIDRVLDAHDITGVMHFAAHIEVGESVRDPAKYYRNNVFNTQNLLDAMVRYGVSAFIFSSTAAIFGEPEYVPIDEQHPKSPVNPYGRSKWMVEQLLEDYDRAYGLKSVALRYFNAAGADAQGRLGECHDPESHLIPLVLRAASGRRESITLFGDDYNTPDGTCIRDYIHVQDLCDAHLRALKGLLGGAGSDRFNLGNGQGYSVQEVIDAAARVTGLGIPVTRGERRDGDPARLVADSARAREKLGWSPRYVDLDTIIAHAWAWEQRADPDG; encoded by the coding sequence GTGGAGAATATACTGGTTGTCGGCGGCGCCGGTTACATCGGTTCGCACATGGTCGTGGCCTTGAACGACGCCGGTTACGACTGCGTGGTCCTGGATAATCTCTATTCAGGTCGTCGCGACGCAGTCATCGCGGGCGAGTTCATCGAAGGTGACCTCAACGACCGCGAATTGATCGATCGTGTGCTGGACGCGCATGACATCACCGGGGTAATGCACTTCGCGGCGCACATTGAGGTGGGCGAGTCAGTGCGCGATCCCGCCAAGTATTATCGCAACAACGTTTTTAACACGCAGAATCTGCTGGACGCCATGGTGCGCTATGGCGTCAGCGCGTTCATTTTCTCATCGACGGCGGCGATTTTTGGTGAGCCGGAATACGTACCTATCGACGAGCAGCATCCAAAGTCGCCGGTCAATCCTTACGGGCGCTCGAAGTGGATGGTCGAGCAATTGCTGGAAGACTACGACCGCGCCTACGGGCTCAAATCCGTGGCGTTGCGTTACTTCAACGCGGCTGGCGCGGACGCCCAAGGCCGCCTGGGCGAGTGTCACGATCCGGAATCGCACCTGATTCCGCTGGTGTTGCGCGCGGCGAGCGGGCGGCGCGAATCCATTACGCTCTTCGGCGATGACTACAACACGCCGGACGGTACTTGCATTCGCGATTACATCCACGTGCAGGATCTGTGCGATGCGCACCTGCGCGCGCTGAAGGGCTTGCTCGGCGGAGCCGGCAGCGATCGCTTCAACCTGGGCAACGGACAGGGCTATTCGGTGCAGGAAGTGATCGACGCGGCGGCGCGCGTTACCGGCCTCGGGATTCCCGTCACCCGCGGCGAGCGGCGGGATGGTGACCCCGCACGGCTGGTAGCCGATTCCGCGCGCGCGCGCGAAAAACTGGGCTGGAGTCCGCGGTACGTCGATCTGGACACCATCATCGCTCACGCTTGGGCATGGGAGCAGCGCGCCGATCCAGATGGTTGA